One Cherax quadricarinatus isolate ZL_2023a unplaced genomic scaffold, ASM3850222v1 Contig1075, whole genome shotgun sequence DNA window includes the following coding sequences:
- the LOC138851577 gene encoding uncharacterized protein: MAKEAGILDSVFTGPVRICKVLILSAGRLEGKEHTGFKLLKRCHCDDSRKRKHRLPQERPVEDGISSSDIEEPMKKEPDLDNDETQSLPSCQSDDLVVDLSTLTAQSDDSVEVTAAAGAEQTGDLEAHPDGQSEKEGKTPDVRVNAGDAVKPAEGVKPAEGVKTADDDDVPEKEIIFEREVINLTESEQEERSHSV, from the exons ATGGCGAAGGAAGCAGGCATTCTCGATTCTG ttTTCACTGGGCCAGTCAGAATTTGTAAAGTTTTGATTTTATCGGCTGGTAGATTGGAAGGGAAGGAACACACCGGCTTCAAACTCCTAAAGCGGTGTCATTGTGATGATAGCAGGAAACGCAAACATAGGCTTCCTCAGGAAAGG CCTGTGGAAGATGGGATCAGTTCATCTGATATAGAGGAGCCTATGAAGAAAGAACCAGATCTCGACAACGATGAAACGCAGAGCCTTCCCTCATGTCAGTCTGATGACCTCGTTGTGGACCTCTCTACGCTCACTGCTCAATCTGATGACTCTGTTGAGGTCACTGCCGCAGCAGGTGCTGAACAAACTGGCGACCTTGAAGCGCACCCTGACGGTCAGTCGGAGAAGGAAGGGAAAACCCCCGACGTGAGAGTAAATGCTGGAGACGCAGTAAAGCCAGCAGAAGGGGTAAAGCCGGCAGAAGGGGTAAAGACGgcagatgatgatgatgtaccTGAAAAGGAAATCATTTTCGAGCGGGAGGTTATCAATCTTACAGAAAGTGAACAGGAGGAGCGCAGTCATTCAGTCTAA